From Pelosinus fermentans DSM 17108, the proteins below share one genomic window:
- the rpmB gene encoding 50S ribosomal protein L28, with protein sequence MANLCEICSKSQTTGSNVSHSHLKTKRTWKPNIQRVKAVVNGETKRVNTCTRCLRSGKVQRAI encoded by the coding sequence ATGGCAAATCTTTGTGAAATCTGCAGTAAAAGTCAAACTACTGGCTCTAATGTCAGCCACTCTCATTTAAAAACGAAACGCACTTGGAAACCTAACATTCAACGAGTTAAAGCGGTTGTGAATGGTGAAACTAAAAGAGTTAACACTTGTACTCGTTGCTTACGTTCTGGAAAAGTTCAACGTGCTATCTAA
- a CDS encoding DUF1858 domain-containing protein has translation MITKETSINELLRSHPLVREVFAKHGMGCIGCMGAATETIENGAKMHNIDVEALLKELNELCNRK, from the coding sequence ATGATTACGAAGGAGACGTCAATAAATGAGTTGCTCCGATCTCATCCCTTGGTACGTGAAGTTTTTGCCAAACATGGTATGGGATGTATCGGATGCATGGGCGCAGCCACAGAAACAATTGAGAATGGCGCTAAAATGCACAATATTGATGTTGAGGCACTTTTGAAAGAATTAAATGAATTGTGCAATAGAAAATAG
- the recG gene encoding ATP-dependent DNA helicase RecG: protein MENFKKDNIQYIKGVGPKKANLLTKLGIFTIGDLLEHYPRRYEDRSQLKMINNLTDGQVENFKARMMNCAESKPRRGLQITKITVGDSTGTVQLVWFNQPHRKKIYGLGAEVLVTGKVKKIYQVEIQNPEIEMITDMDTLEAGYITPIYAANESITQRFLRNLIRQILTEYNATAEILPPIIIKQFSLLDRKTAFENIHFPLNMDVLKQARRRLVFEELYLLQCGLLYIKKQNRSNTIGIKHGPDGCLVKKVSEQLPFSLTEDQQKVLLEIALDMEDTKPMQRLLQGDVGSGKTVIAALALAKTVENGYQGAMMVPTEILAEQHYSTLSNLFLPLGIRVKILTGKLPKRTHEQVVADIKSGLVDVVIGTHALIQESVEFQYLGLVITDEQHRFGVRQRAKLQEKGNMPDVLVMTATPIPRTMALTVYGDLDVSTIKQLPPGRKIIKTYVRGSDRRQLVYDFIEKEVNSGRQAYVVCPLVEESEKVNALSAVELYDELLKTELVNISCGLVHGRMKSVEKDLVMDRFYRGEIKVLVATTVIEVGVNVPNATVMIIENAERFGLAQLHQLRGRIGRGDHQSYCILLSDNKKPETQERLSIMAKTNDGFALAEEDLKIRGPGQFFGIRQHGLPDLKIADIINDIDVFLEARQAAEKTVARPESFDMLRPALQVRFGKEFSMIFSS from the coding sequence TTGGAAAATTTTAAAAAAGATAATATACAATACATTAAAGGCGTGGGCCCTAAAAAAGCAAATTTATTGACGAAATTAGGGATTTTCACAATTGGAGATTTGTTAGAACATTATCCTCGACGTTATGAAGACCGTAGTCAGCTTAAGATGATAAATAACTTAACCGATGGACAAGTAGAGAACTTTAAAGCTAGAATGATGAATTGTGCAGAGAGTAAACCTCGCCGAGGTCTTCAGATAACTAAAATTACAGTAGGCGATTCTACAGGAACCGTTCAATTGGTGTGGTTTAATCAACCTCACCGAAAAAAGATATACGGACTTGGAGCAGAGGTTCTTGTTACAGGTAAGGTGAAAAAAATATATCAAGTGGAAATCCAAAATCCAGAGATTGAGATGATCACAGATATGGATACGCTGGAAGCTGGTTATATTACACCAATATATGCTGCTAATGAAAGTATTACTCAAAGATTTTTGCGAAACCTAATACGTCAGATTTTAACAGAATATAATGCGACAGCTGAAATACTGCCTCCTATCATAATAAAGCAATTTTCATTATTAGATCGTAAAACTGCTTTTGAAAACATCCATTTTCCTCTGAATATGGATGTGCTAAAACAGGCGAGAAGAAGATTAGTATTTGAGGAGTTATATTTATTGCAATGTGGGTTGTTATATATCAAAAAACAAAACAGAAGTAATACGATTGGTATAAAACATGGACCAGACGGATGCCTCGTTAAAAAAGTCAGTGAACAGTTACCATTTAGCCTTACAGAGGATCAGCAAAAAGTATTATTAGAGATTGCTCTGGATATGGAAGATACAAAACCTATGCAACGGTTACTTCAAGGAGATGTGGGATCAGGTAAGACTGTGATTGCGGCATTGGCCTTAGCGAAAACAGTCGAAAATGGGTATCAAGGAGCTATGATGGTTCCTACGGAAATATTGGCTGAACAGCATTACTCTACGCTATCCAATTTGTTTTTGCCATTAGGTATTCGAGTAAAAATACTAACTGGCAAGCTGCCAAAACGCACTCATGAACAGGTTGTTGCAGACATTAAGTCTGGTTTAGTGGATGTAGTGATAGGTACTCATGCATTAATTCAAGAATCTGTTGAATTTCAATATTTAGGTTTAGTAATTACAGATGAACAACATCGCTTTGGAGTTCGACAACGAGCAAAATTACAGGAAAAAGGCAATATGCCTGATGTCTTGGTTATGACAGCTACACCGATACCACGTACAATGGCTCTAACAGTGTATGGTGATCTTGATGTGTCTACTATAAAACAATTACCTCCTGGACGTAAAATAATAAAAACGTATGTTCGAGGATCCGATAGGCGCCAATTGGTATATGATTTTATTGAAAAGGAAGTCAATAGTGGACGTCAAGCGTATGTGGTTTGTCCTTTAGTAGAAGAATCGGAGAAAGTAAATGCTCTATCTGCTGTAGAGTTATATGATGAATTGCTGAAGACGGAGCTAGTGAATATTTCCTGTGGCTTAGTCCATGGAAGAATGAAGTCTGTGGAGAAGGACTTAGTAATGGATCGATTTTATCGTGGTGAGATAAAAGTTTTAGTAGCTACGACGGTAATTGAAGTTGGAGTAAATGTGCCCAATGCTACTGTTATGATCATTGAGAATGCTGAACGTTTTGGTTTAGCCCAATTACATCAATTACGGGGACGAATTGGAAGAGGTGATCATCAGTCCTATTGTATTTTACTTTCTGATAATAAAAAACCAGAAACCCAGGAACGACTTTCAATTATGGCAAAGACGAACGATGGCTTTGCGTTAGCAGAAGAAGATTTGAAAATTCGTGGTCCAGGACAATTTTTTGGTATACGGCAGCATGGTCTACCGGATTTGAAAATTGCAGATATTATAAATGATATAGATGTTTTTTTAGAGGCGCGTCAGGCAGCGGAAAAAACAGTGGCTAGACCTGAATCGTTTGATATGTTGCGTCCTGCTTTACAAGTACGATTCGGTAAGGAATTTAGTATGATATTTTCTAGTTAA
- a CDS encoding TVP38/TMEM64 family protein, with product MIRFFGWLFIIVLFGAIYLWQPEFFQHSYSILKHGDIIALAEYLRSFGPWSVLITILLFIIMTFTIVFPFMILSGASGIMYGLFWGTVISWGGEVIGAVCMFIFARYFFRQLVAGWIANSRYLQQVDDYSAINGFKALLIARLLPLAPSGIITAVAAISRMSFKDFFLATIIGKLPPVIIKVLIGHDIVFAGENLARLLLVVLLVIVVYIGLWWHKRNKG from the coding sequence ATGATCAGGTTTTTTGGATGGTTGTTCATTATTGTTTTATTTGGAGCGATTTATCTATGGCAACCGGAATTTTTTCAGCATTCATACAGTATACTTAAACATGGAGATATTATTGCTTTGGCAGAATATCTGCGAAGCTTTGGTCCCTGGTCGGTACTCATAACGATACTTTTATTTATTATTATGACATTTACCATTGTCTTTCCTTTTATGATTTTGTCAGGAGCATCTGGTATTATGTATGGCTTGTTTTGGGGAACTGTCATTTCATGGGGCGGAGAAGTTATTGGTGCGGTATGTATGTTTATTTTTGCCCGCTATTTCTTTCGTCAGTTAGTAGCAGGATGGATAGCAAATAGTAGATATTTACAGCAAGTGGATGATTATAGTGCCATCAACGGCTTTAAAGCTTTGTTAATAGCGCGGCTATTGCCGTTGGCACCTTCAGGTATTATTACTGCTGTAGCAGCTATTAGTAGAATGAGTTTTAAGGACTTTTTTTTAGCAACGATTATTGGTAAACTGCCACCTGTTATTATTAAAGTCCTCATTGGTCATGACATAGTTTTTGCTGGAGAAAATCTGGCACGCTTACTTTTGGTAGTTTTACTTGTTATTGTTGTATATATAGGATTATGGTGGCATAAACGGAACAAAGGATAA
- a CDS encoding 2-hydroxymuconate tautomerase, with protein sequence MPIVQIDLIEGRTTEQKREMVKRVTEAITQTANCPAEAVTIVIREAAKQHIAKAGTLMLDK encoded by the coding sequence ATGCCAATTGTACAGATTGATCTGATTGAAGGACGAACTACAGAGCAAAAGCGTGAAATGGTGAAGAGGGTTACGGAGGCAATAACGCAAACCGCTAATTGTCCTGCTGAAGCAGTAACCATTGTTATTAGAGAAGCTGCTAAACAGCATATCGCTAAAGCTGGGACATTAATGCTCGATAAATAA
- the guaB gene encoding IMP dehydrogenase, with protein sequence MFENKFMQEGLTFDDVLLVPAKSDVLPKDVDVSTYLTKNIKLNLPIISAGMDTVTEARMAIAIAREGGIGVIHKNMSIEQQAGEIDKVKRSEHGIIVDPIFLSPDNTLQDAQNLMEKYHISGVPVTENNKLVGILTNRDLRFETDLTRKLHDCMTTEHLITASVGTSLEGAKALLHKHRIEKLPLVDADGNLKGLITIKDIEKAQKYPNSAKDKRGRLLVGAAIGVGADMLQRVEAIVAAKVDVIVVDTAHGHSQGVIEAVKKIKQMYPEVDLIAGNVATAEATRDLIEAGVDAVKVGIGPGSICTTRVVAGIGVPQITAVYNCAKVAREHNIPIIADGGVKYSGDIVKAIAAGASVVMLGNLFAGTEESPGETVIYQGRSYKVYRGMGSLDAMAQGSKDRYFQENMDKLVPEGIVGRVPYKGTLADTAFQLLGGLRAGMGYCGVHNIEELINNTRFIRITAAGLKESHPHDISITKESPNYSL encoded by the coding sequence ATGTTTGAAAATAAGTTTATGCAAGAAGGTTTAACTTTTGATGATGTTTTGTTAGTACCTGCAAAATCAGATGTTTTACCTAAAGATGTTGATGTTAGTACCTATTTAACTAAAAATATTAAGCTGAATCTTCCTATCATCAGTGCTGGGATGGATACTGTAACAGAAGCGCGCATGGCGATTGCTATCGCTCGTGAAGGTGGAATTGGTGTTATTCATAAGAATATGTCTATTGAGCAACAAGCAGGTGAGATTGATAAAGTAAAACGTTCTGAACATGGAATCATTGTAGATCCTATTTTTTTATCACCTGATAATACATTACAAGATGCTCAAAATTTGATGGAAAAATATCATATATCAGGTGTTCCTGTCACTGAAAATAATAAGCTAGTTGGTATTTTAACCAATAGAGATTTACGTTTTGAAACCGATCTGACAAGAAAATTGCATGACTGTATGACTACGGAACATCTTATTACAGCCTCAGTGGGAACCTCGTTAGAAGGTGCAAAAGCGTTATTACATAAACATAGGATTGAAAAATTGCCATTAGTAGATGCAGATGGTAATTTGAAAGGTCTGATTACCATTAAGGATATTGAAAAAGCTCAAAAATATCCTAATTCTGCGAAAGATAAAAGAGGCAGGCTATTAGTAGGTGCTGCCATCGGTGTAGGGGCAGATATGCTGCAACGTGTTGAAGCCATTGTTGCAGCAAAAGTGGATGTGATCGTAGTAGATACTGCCCATGGACATTCTCAAGGTGTAATTGAAGCTGTTAAAAAGATCAAACAGATGTATCCTGAAGTCGATTTGATTGCAGGTAATGTGGCTACTGCAGAAGCTACTCGAGATCTAATTGAAGCTGGTGTTGATGCTGTAAAAGTGGGGATTGGTCCTGGATCTATTTGTACTACTCGTGTTGTTGCTGGTATTGGTGTGCCGCAAATTACAGCTGTATATAATTGTGCCAAGGTCGCTCGAGAGCATAATATTCCGATTATTGCCGATGGTGGTGTTAAATATTCTGGGGATATTGTTAAGGCGATTGCTGCTGGTGCCAGTGTTGTTATGCTAGGTAATCTGTTTGCTGGTACAGAAGAAAGCCCTGGTGAAACAGTTATTTATCAAGGGCGTAGCTATAAGGTATACCGTGGGATGGGGTCATTGGATGCTATGGCTCAAGGCAGTAAAGATCGCTATTTTCAAGAAAATATGGACAAATTAGTACCAGAAGGAATTGTAGGGCGTGTACCGTATAAAGGTACATTGGCTGACACTGCATTTCAATTACTAGGTGGATTAAGAGCCGGTATGGGATATTGTGGAGTTCACAATATTGAGGAATTAATTAATAACACGCGTTTTATTCGTATTACTGCGGCTGGATTGAAAGAAAGCCATCCTCATGATATCAGTATTACTAAAGAATCACCTAATTATAGTTTATAA
- a CDS encoding polysaccharide deacetylase family protein, translated as MLKKYGLLSIIGIIFLIALIFLTSSPLSFAVPNIEETPSIPATTKPSEKEPDVYYFTEMNDVIPTNDKPEYDIFTVQERKERQLATDLTSIEPYYGNKTIYLTFDDGPDSENTPLILAILEKNNIKATFFLVGTEVSKHPELVKQIYSTGHAIGNHTYNHIYRELYQSPSTYVEQLQHNDELIKNILTVRPRISRAPGGAAGHFTTEYWKRLKAEGYIEVGWNISSGDASNAKADAILENIISQTNKNTFLWSHAILLMHDGRGHSETVKALPSIIKFYKEHGFEFRVINTATPPAW; from the coding sequence ATGTTAAAGAAATATGGTTTATTAAGCATCATTGGTATCATTTTTCTAATTGCTCTTATTTTTCTTACCTCTTCTCCTCTTTCCTTTGCAGTGCCAAATATCGAAGAAACACCATCAATCCCCGCTACAACAAAGCCTTCGGAAAAGGAACCCGACGTATACTACTTCACTGAAATGAACGACGTTATTCCGACCAATGATAAACCGGAATATGACATATTTACCGTTCAGGAACGAAAAGAACGTCAATTAGCAACGGATTTAACTAGTATTGAACCTTATTACGGAAATAAGACAATCTATTTAACTTTTGACGATGGTCCTGACTCAGAAAATACGCCTTTAATTCTTGCAATTCTAGAAAAAAATAACATTAAAGCTACGTTTTTTTTAGTTGGAACTGAGGTAAGCAAGCATCCTGAACTTGTAAAACAAATCTATTCAACAGGACACGCTATAGGCAATCATACTTATAATCATATTTATCGTGAACTATATCAGTCGCCTTCTACTTATGTAGAACAGCTACAACATAATGATGAATTAATCAAAAATATTCTTACTGTACGTCCTCGAATTTCTCGCGCTCCTGGTGGAGCAGCTGGACACTTTACCACAGAATATTGGAAGAGGTTAAAGGCCGAAGGCTATATTGAAGTAGGATGGAATATTAGCTCTGGCGACGCTTCGAACGCTAAAGCCGATGCAATCCTCGAAAACATCATAAGCCAAACAAATAAAAATACTTTTCTATGGAGCCACGCCATCCTTCTAATGCATGATGGTAGAGGACATAGCGAAACAGTAAAAGCCTTGCCTTCAATTATTAAATTTTATAAAGAACACGGTTTCGAATTTCGTGTTATTAATACAGCAACACCGCCTGCTTGGTAA
- a CDS encoding penicillin-binding transpeptidase domain-containing protein translates to MVGGRNYEESQLNRTVVEVRQPGSAFKPFVYATALGQGLTANSIILDQPINIAGYAPQNYDKKFRGPVTLKKAIRLSVNVAAVKLGQQVGIDNVLSLAKNMGITTLVPQDDNLATALGG, encoded by the coding sequence ATGGTAGGCGGACGTAATTATGAAGAAAGTCAATTAAATAGAACAGTGGTTGAAGTGCGGCAACCGGGTTCTGCATTTAAACCTTTTGTATATGCTACTGCTCTTGGTCAGGGATTAACAGCTAATTCTATTATTCTTGATCAGCCGATTAATATTGCTGGATATGCACCACAAAATTATGATAAAAAGTTCCGTGGACCAGTCACCTTAAAAAAAGCGATTCGTCTGTCAGTCAATGTAGCTGCAGTAAAACTTGGTCAGCAAGTTGGTATCGATAACGTTCTTAGTTTGGCAAAAAATATGGGTATTACGACATTGGTTCCCCAAGACGATAATTTAGCTACTGCTCTGGGGGGTTAA
- a CDS encoding penicillin-binding transpeptidase domain-containing protein, whose translation MATAYTAFANGGIVSQPIAILKVVDENNQVLEEAHLKQQSVLSREVAYIITNMMQGVIESGTGTPANIGRMAAGKTGTTDGYETAWFMGYTPELLVGIYVGNDNRTPVGISGAEVAGLWGKMMTNVLAGISPSDFPIPPNIITNVPVCADSGKLATQGCPEIEYSAFIKGTEPTAVDNRMRSKEQANEKTDQTGRKEEKSPWWKLPLPRLPRF comes from the coding sequence ATGGCTACGGCTTATACTGCCTTTGCCAATGGGGGAATTGTATCTCAACCTATTGCTATTTTAAAAGTGGTGGATGAAAATAATCAAGTATTAGAAGAAGCACACTTAAAGCAGCAATCTGTATTGAGTCGCGAAGTTGCATACATTATAACAAATATGATGCAGGGAGTAATCGAAAGTGGTACAGGAACGCCTGCTAATATTGGACGGATGGCAGCTGGAAAAACCGGAACAACAGACGGATATGAAACAGCTTGGTTTATGGGCTATACACCGGAGTTATTAGTTGGCATTTATGTAGGAAATGATAACCGAACACCTGTAGGAATCTCAGGTGCCGAAGTAGCAGGCTTATGGGGGAAAATGATGACAAACGTGCTAGCTGGCATTAGTCCCAGTGACTTTCCTATTCCTCCCAATATAATAACGAATGTACCTGTTTGTGCTGATTCTGGCAAACTAGCTACTCAAGGATGTCCAGAGATCGAATATAGCGCTTTTATTAAAGGTACGGAACCGACTGCTGTCGACAATCGAATGCGTTCCAAAGAGCAAGCAAATGAAAAAACAGATCAGACTGGTAGAAAAGAGGAAAAGTCACCATGGTGGAAACTTCCATTACCACGATTGCCCAGGTTCTAA
- a CDS encoding WecB/TagA/CpsF family glycosyltransferase, with protein MRNRITVLNVMIDVVTMKEAVEAVKQFILQKKSRLVVTPNPEIIMMANKDEQLARIINNADLVVPDGAGVVWAARYQGDVMPERVAGYDLVQNLLIEAMSEKYKIYLFGGAPGIAEKAKKMAEERYPGVQIVGTRNGFFTKQDESEIVNDIKACQPDILLVALGVPRQEKWLEEYKEELKVPVSIGVGGTFDVMAGVVKRAPLWMQRSNLEWLFRLLSEPKRAIRMLALPHFVIKIMTTKK; from the coding sequence GTGCGCAATAGAATAACTGTTTTAAATGTGATGATTGATGTTGTGACTATGAAAGAAGCGGTTGAGGCTGTAAAACAATTTATTCTACAGAAGAAATCTCGTTTAGTAGTTACCCCGAATCCGGAAATAATAATGATGGCTAATAAGGATGAACAATTGGCACGCATTATTAATAATGCAGATTTAGTTGTACCTGATGGTGCAGGAGTTGTATGGGCTGCACGTTATCAAGGTGATGTCATGCCTGAGCGTGTAGCAGGATATGATTTAGTACAAAATTTGTTAATAGAAGCGATGAGCGAAAAATATAAAATTTATTTGTTTGGCGGAGCACCAGGTATTGCAGAGAAGGCTAAAAAAATGGCTGAAGAGCGTTATCCTGGTGTACAAATTGTCGGTACACGCAATGGCTTCTTTACAAAACAAGATGAATCTGAAATTGTAAATGACATAAAAGCTTGCCAGCCAGATATTTTATTAGTAGCCTTGGGGGTACCAAGACAAGAAAAATGGCTGGAAGAATATAAAGAAGAATTAAAAGTTCCCGTATCCATCGGCGTAGGTGGAACATTTGATGTAATGGCCGGAGTTGTAAAGCGAGCACCATTATGGATGCAACGTAGTAATTTAGAGTGGTTATTTCGCTTGTTGTCAGAGCCGAAACGTGCCATTCGTATGCTAGCTTTGCCACATTTTGTGATAAAAATAATGACTACAAAAAAATAG
- a CDS encoding phosphatidylserine decarboxylase family protein — translation MVKAPIVKEGYIFIVILAIITILVYVTVNPYWSIIPVVLMGFITFFFRNPKRSIPNDDRLILSPADGKVMSVCEVYDDQFLNQVGLKVTIFLSVFDVHLNRSPIAGEIKFQQYTCGRFRPAYKKTVGCENERHSIGIENDEMKVLVTQIAGILARRIVSWVTLGSILQKGERYGMIKFASCTEIIVPKTVEIVVKKGDKVKGGETVIGRLLQ, via the coding sequence ATGGTTAAAGCGCCGATAGTAAAAGAAGGTTACATATTTATCGTTATTCTTGCTATTATTACAATTCTTGTTTATGTGACTGTTAATCCATATTGGAGTATTATTCCAGTTGTTTTAATGGGATTTATTACTTTCTTTTTTCGCAATCCTAAAAGGAGTATTCCCAATGATGATAGATTAATTTTGTCGCCTGCTGATGGAAAAGTTATGAGCGTTTGCGAAGTGTATGATGATCAGTTTCTCAATCAAGTCGGTCTTAAAGTGACAATATTTTTATCGGTTTTCGATGTACATCTTAACCGTAGTCCTATTGCTGGTGAGATAAAATTTCAACAATATACTTGTGGTCGTTTTCGACCTGCATATAAGAAGACTGTAGGCTGTGAAAATGAACGTCATTCTATCGGTATAGAAAATGATGAAATGAAAGTATTGGTAACACAAATAGCTGGTATTTTAGCGCGACGTATCGTTTCATGGGTAACTCTTGGAAGTATCCTGCAAAAAGGTGAGAGATATGGTATGATTAAATTTGCATCCTGTACTGAAATTATTGTACCTAAAACAGTGGAAATAGTAGTTAAAAAAGGGGACAAAGTTAAGGGTGGCGAGACCGTTATAGGGAGGTTGTTGCAATGA
- the pssA gene encoding CDP-diacylglycerol--serine O-phosphatidyltransferase: MRSVIPNALTALNLVLGMCAIISTFHNEFYQAALFIVAAMISDGLDGRVARYLNVSSEFGKELDSLCDLASFGVAPAILAYAFLLKDFGIIGSLIAAFFATCGALRLARFNVNTTTVKGYFMGLPIPAAGCVVATFVMLGIKPVGWIFPILVIVFGYLMVSTIKYPDFKGKGEKIRIIPVIVTILVAGYILFMTKDAVLFTPFFAYALFGILNTVFGLFDYKTTT, translated from the coding sequence ATGAGAAGTGTTATTCCCAATGCGTTAACAGCATTGAATTTAGTATTAGGCATGTGTGCAATTATTTCTACCTTCCATAATGAATTCTATCAAGCAGCGCTATTTATAGTCGCAGCGATGATTAGTGATGGGTTAGATGGTAGAGTTGCTAGATATTTAAATGTAAGTAGTGAATTTGGTAAGGAATTGGATTCATTGTGTGATTTAGCATCATTTGGTGTAGCACCTGCGATTTTAGCTTACGCATTTTTATTAAAAGATTTTGGCATTATAGGATCTCTTATAGCTGCATTTTTCGCAACCTGTGGGGCATTGCGCTTAGCTCGTTTCAATGTTAATACCACTACAGTAAAAGGCTATTTTATGGGATTGCCCATTCCTGCTGCTGGCTGTGTTGTTGCTACTTTTGTTATGCTTGGAATTAAACCAGTTGGTTGGATATTTCCAATTTTGGTTATCGTTTTTGGATATTTGATGGTTAGTACCATTAAATATCCTGATTTTAAGGGAAAAGGTGAAAAAATTAGGATTATTCCTGTAATTGTAACAATACTAGTTGCTGGCTATATACTATTCATGACCAAAGATGCTGTCCTATTTACGCCATTCTTCGCATATGCTTTATTTGGGATACTAAATACTGTTTTTGGATTATTTGATTATAAAACCACTACGTAG
- a CDS encoding glycosyltransferase family 2 protein, producing the protein MNYIFDYIMIPLQLIIVFFTLYYFIIAFFGIWRRKEKKIMTPQNSFAVIVAAHNEEQVIGQLVENLHVLKYPRELYDIFVVADNCKDNTAEIARGAGAIVYERFCLEQRGKGYAMEWMFAKLFKLERNYDSVVIFDADNLVDQNFLLEMNSRLCKGEKVIQGYLDSKNPHDTWIAGTFAISFWVVNHIWHLAKYNIGLSSVLGGTGMCISTDVLRKFGWGATCLTEDMEFTMKVLLKGIPTTWAHDAIVYDEKPLTFEQSWRQRKRWAQGHFDIAGRYIPSMLYEGIKQRDIRILDGVLHLFQPYFLILSTSFVLMSYIYTIVPFYTNIINKILPVEVMTAIGVGQYLFPVMILGMIGAKGKSWWYLIFYPLFVYSWIPITILGFFHRNDREWSHTQHTRSISYKDVLLTQKNEFTKEDFLSKQAVK; encoded by the coding sequence ATGAATTATATTTTTGACTATATTATGATTCCATTACAGCTTATTATTGTATTCTTTACTTTATATTATTTTATTATTGCTTTTTTTGGTATTTGGCGCAGAAAAGAAAAGAAAATTATGACACCTCAAAATAGCTTTGCTGTTATTGTGGCGGCGCATAATGAGGAACAAGTAATAGGTCAATTGGTAGAAAATCTTCACGTTTTGAAGTATCCTCGCGAGTTATATGATATTTTTGTAGTGGCAGATAATTGTAAGGATAATACGGCGGAAATTGCTCGCGGAGCGGGTGCTATTGTTTATGAACGCTTTTGCTTAGAACAGCGTGGTAAAGGTTATGCAATGGAATGGATGTTTGCAAAACTATTTAAACTAGAGCGTAATTATGATAGTGTAGTAATATTTGATGCAGATAATTTGGTGGATCAAAATTTTCTTTTAGAAATGAATAGTCGATTATGTAAAGGTGAGAAAGTAATTCAGGGATATTTGGATTCTAAAAACCCTCATGATACATGGATTGCCGGTACGTTTGCTATTTCTTTCTGGGTTGTAAATCATATTTGGCATCTCGCTAAATACAATATAGGATTGTCAAGTGTCCTTGGTGGCACTGGTATGTGTATATCTACAGATGTGCTGCGAAAGTTTGGATGGGGAGCAACTTGTCTTACTGAAGATATGGAATTTACGATGAAGGTATTATTAAAAGGTATCCCCACCACTTGGGCTCATGATGCTATTGTATACGATGAAAAGCCCTTAACCTTTGAACAGTCATGGCGTCAGCGTAAACGGTGGGCACAGGGACATTTTGATATAGCAGGCCGATATATTCCCAGCATGTTGTATGAGGGGATTAAGCAACGTGATATTAGAATTTTAGATGGTGTATTGCATCTGTTTCAACCATATTTTTTAATCTTATCAACAAGTTTTGTGTTAATGAGTTATATCTATACCATTGTCCCTTTTTATACTAATATTATAAATAAAATATTACCCGTTGAGGTTATGACAGCGATAGGTGTTGGACAATATCTATTTCCGGTGATGATTTTAGGGATGATTGGTGCCAAAGGGAAATCATGGTGGTACTTAATATTCTATCCATTGTTTGTTTATAGCTGGATACCGATTACTATTTTAGGCTTCTTCCATCGTAATGACCGAGAGTGGAGCCATACACAGCATACTCGTAGTATTAGTTATAAAGATGTATTGTTGACGCAAAAAAATGAATTTACCAAGGAAGATTTTTTAAGTAAGCAAGCTGTTAAATAA
- the queD gene encoding 6-carboxytetrahydropterin synthase QueD has product MFELTIAVNFEAAHCIRNYPGKCNRLHGHNWKVEVNIYGSQLNELGMLVDFVDLKAAINGIMVNLDHYYLNEIEPFCRINPTAENLAKYIYEELAKTPIFNENVKLRSIRIWESSNSAAAYSQEA; this is encoded by the coding sequence ATGTTTGAGTTGACAATTGCGGTGAATTTTGAAGCTGCTCATTGTATTCGAAATTACCCAGGAAAGTGTAATCGATTGCATGGACATAATTGGAAAGTAGAAGTAAATATATATGGTTCGCAATTAAACGAGTTAGGAATGTTAGTTGATTTTGTTGATTTAAAAGCGGCGATAAATGGTATTATGGTGAATTTAGATCATTATTATCTCAATGAAATTGAACCTTTTTGCAGAATAAATCCTACGGCAGAAAACCTTGCCAAATATATATATGAAGAATTAGCTAAAACACCGATCTTTAATGAGAATGTTAAATTGCGCTCTATCAGAATATGGGAATCGTCTAATTCTGCAGCCGCATATAGCCAGGAGGCATAA